A region of Candidatus Nealsonbacteria bacterium DNA encodes the following proteins:
- a CDS encoding GtrA family protein translates to MKKLDIILGIILGEAVAWYFLLSIKELGVFAGKIGMSPASIYWLLPISFPILTIIALWIASILGKKFLIILQFSKFFLTGTGITLVDLGVLNVLMWIFKIYAGKWFSVFKFISGIVALMVKFLPAKLWVFEKSEKGKQKQEFGGFIIVGIVGLLINVAIASFIVKINPMFGFSKESWANVGAIGAAFIGLAWNFFASKFFVFKK, encoded by the coding sequence ATGAAAAAATTAGATATAATTTTGGGTATTATTTTAGGAGAAGCGGTAGCGTGGTATTTTTTGTTAAGCATAAAAGAATTGGGCGTTTTCGCAGGAAAAATCGGGATGAGTCCGGCTTCAATTTACTGGCTTTTGCCGATATCCTTTCCAATTTTAACAATAATTGCCCTATGGATCGCCTCTATTTTAGGAAAGAAGTTTTTAATTATTTTGCAATTCAGTAAATTTTTTTTAACAGGGACCGGAATTACCCTTGTTGATTTAGGAGTGCTTAATGTTCTGATGTGGATTTTTAAAATTTATGCCGGCAAATGGTTTTCTGTTTTTAAGTTTATCTCGGGCATAGTTGCTTTAATGGTTAAGTTTTTACCGGCAAAATTATGGGTTTTCGAGAAATCGGAAAAGGGGAAACAAAAACAAGAGTTCGGAGGCTTTATCATAGTTGGCATCGTTGGTTTGCTGATAAACGTTGCCATAGCTTCTTTTATCGTAAAAATAAATCCTATGTTTGGTTTTTCAAAAGAAAGCTGGGCGAATGTCGGGGCAATTGGAGCTGCTTTTATAGGTTTAGCTTGGAATTTTTTTGCTTCCAAGTTTTTTGTTTTCAAGAAATAA